The following are from one region of the Arachis duranensis cultivar V14167 chromosome 10, aradu.V14167.gnm2.J7QH, whole genome shotgun sequence genome:
- the LOC107494866 gene encoding U-box domain-containing protein 26, with protein MPGSLEPLDLGVQIPYHFRCPISLELMRDPVTVCTGQTYDRPSIESWVATGNTTCPVTRATLTDFTLIPNHTLRRLIQEWCVANRAFGVERIPTPKQPADPSMVRSLLNQASSDSAPTQIRVNSLRRLRGLARDSDKNRSLIASLSAVQILLTVVFSCNGSDEMNHEALAILVMFSLGENECEFVASDLDKIRYLSMLLFHSSMEVRVNSAALIEIVAAGTRLPELRSQISNVDEIYDGVIDLLRNPISFPRALKIGIKALFALCLVKQNRHKAVAAGAPEVLVDRLADFEKCDAERALATVELLCRVPAGCAAFAEHALTVALLVKIILKISERATEYAAGALLALCSESERCQREAVAAGVLTQLLLLVQSDCTERAKRKAQLLLKLLRDSWPQDSIGNSEEFACSQVLVVPL; from the coding sequence ATGCCTGGCAGTTTAGAACCGTTGGATTTGGGGGTTCAGATTCCGTACCACTTCAGGTGCCCAATCTCGCTTGAGCTTATGCGAGACCCGGTCACTGTCTGCACCGGTCAGACCTACGACCGTCCAAGCATCGAGTCATGGGTGGCTACCGGCAACACCACCTGTCCGGTAACACGAGCAACGCTAACGGATTTCACTCTAATCCCTAACCACACACTCCGACGGCTAATCCAAGAATGGTGCGTCGCCAACCGTGCTTTTGGCGTCGAGCGGATTCCGACGCCGAAGCAGCCGGCAGACCCTTCGATGGTTCGCTCCTTGCTCAACCAAGCTTCGTCAGATTCCGCGCCGACTCAGATCCGGGTCAACTCGCTCCGCCGACTCAGAGGACTCGCCCGCGACTCGGATAAGAATCGCTCTCTCATTGCTTCCCTCAGCGCCGTTCAGATCTTACTAACTGTCGTTTTCTCGTGTAACGGTTCCGACGAGATGAACCATGAGGCGCTTGCGATTCTCGTGATGTTCTCGCTTGGCGAGAATGAATGCGAGTTTGTTGCATCTGATTTGGATAAGATCCGGTACCTGTCAATGCTTTTGTTTCATAGTTCAATGGAGGTCCGTGTTAACTCGGCCGCGTTGATCGAAATCGTTGCCGCCGGGACTCGGTTGCCTGAGCTCCGATCTCAGATTAGCAATGTCGACGAAATCTACGATGGGGTGATTGATTTGCTACGGAACCCGATATCGTTCCCGCGCGCGCTCAAGATCGGGATCAAGGCGCTGTTCGCGCTGTGTCTTGTGAAGCAGAACCGGCACAAGGCGGTGGCAGCGGGTGCGCCGGAGGTTCTCGTCGACAGACTCGCCGATTTCGAGAAGTGCGATGCTGAGAGAGCGCTTGCGACGGTGGAGCTCCTATGCAGAGTTCCGGCAGGGTGCGCGGCGTTCGCTGAACACGCGCTGACGGTGGCACTGCTGGTGAAGATAATACTGAAGATCTCAGAGCGTGCAACAGAGTATGCCGCCGGTGCGCTTCTGGCGCTGTGCTCGGAGTCGGAGCGGTGCCAGAGAGAGGCGGTGGCTGCGGGTGTGCTGACTCAGCTTCTGCTTTTGGTCCAAAGCGATTGCACGGAGAGGGCGAAGAGGAAGGCGCAGCTGTTGCTGAAGCTGCTTCGGGATTCGTGGCCACAAGATTCCATTGGAAATTCTGAAGAATTTGCATGCAGCCAGGTTTTGGTGGTGCCACTTTGA